The nucleotide sequence CGTCCAGCTCGTCGATCTCCCGCTCCAGCTCGGCGCGGCGGGTCGCCGACTTGGCCCGCTTCCGCTCCCCGCGCAGATCCGACATCTCCCGTTGCAGCTGCGCCAGCTCCTGACCGAGATCGGTCGTGTTCGCCGCCGCGGCCGCACGAGCACGGCGGTACGACTCCTGCAGCGCCGCCTGCCAGCGCCGATTCCCGGCGATTCCCAGGACCGTCAGCTCGACCAGCCGGTGCAGCATTCGGGCGCTGATGGCGTTGCCCGAACAGCGATGTGGATGCTCCTCGGGCAGGTTGTTGCTCGTCCGGCACGCGTACGACGCGGAGTTCGAAGTGATCGTTCCCGGGCCGTACAACCGCCGGCCGCACGGCTCCCCGTCCCCGCGGCTCGCCCGGCACACCACCAGACCGGCCAGCAGCGCCTCGCTCGCCGGGCGGCGACCCCCGGCCGGATTGGCCAGACGGACTTGCAGCCGATGCCAGCGCTCGTCGGCGACCACCGGTGGATGCGGGCGGTGCGGGCGGCCACCGACCTCCAGGATCTTGAACCGCTCCTCGTCGGTCCCGACCACGTCGAAGCCCATCAGCATCGGGTTGGTCAGGATCCGCTTCAACCCGGTCACCTCCCAGGCGATCCGCTCGGTGCCGCCGTCGGGCAGCCGGCGGAACGCGCGCGGCGAGGGAATCTCCTGAGCGTTGAGCCAGCGGACCGCCGCGGCCACCGACCAGCCGGAGTCGATGATCCGGTCGATCACCGCCAGCAGATGCGGCACCTCCTCCGGGTCGTGCTCGAGGGTCTTGTAGCCATGGGCGTCGCGCACCGGCACCAGCTCCCCATCCGGCCCGGGCCGCATCGCCTTCTGGAAGCCGTAGGTGATGGCCCCGCCCCGCCAGCCGCCCCGCTGCCTGGCCAGCGCCTTGTTCTCCTTGATGCGGGCGCTGGAGAGATCCGAGGACTGCTGCGCGAGCATCGCGAACAGGTGGGTGCTGAACTGCTGGGACGGGTCGGCAGTGTCGATACCAGGGTCGACCACGTACAGCCGCACGCCGGCCTCCCGCATGTCTTGCAGAGCGGTCAGGATGGCCAGCAGGTTCCGCCCGAAGCGGTCCATCCGGTGGACGACGACGATGTCGTAGCGGGACAGCTCCGACAGGATGCGACGAAGCAGCTTGTGCTTGCCGTCCCCGCTCCAGGCAGAGACCACCTGCTCGTAGACGTCCCCCCCGTGCTCGGCCAGCCGGCGGTCGCAGACCCAGCTACCCGCTGGCAGTCCGTCGAGGAACCCGAAGCTCGCCTTCTCCTGCACCTCGAACGACTTCGTGTCGTCGTCCCACTTGCTGCGCCGCTTCAGCACGGCA is from Blastococcus sp. HT6-4 and encodes:
- a CDS encoding recombinase family protein; the protein is MSTASLSRYYPLGEWSVQLGRPLRAAVLKRRSKWDDDTKSFEVQEKASFGFLDGLPAGSWVCDRRLAEHGGDVYEQVVSAWSGDGKHKLLRRILSELSRYDIVVVHRMDRFGRNLLAILTALQDMREAGVRLYVVDPGIDTADPSQQFSTHLFAMLAQQSSDLSSARIKENKALARQRGGWRGGAITYGFQKAMRPGPDGELVPVRDAHGYKTLEHDPEEVPHLLAVIDRIIDSGWSVAAAVRWLNAQEIPSPRAFRRLPDGGTERIAWEVTGLKRILTNPMLMGFDVVGTDEERFKILEVGGRPHRPHPPVVADERWHRLQVRLANPAGGRRPASEALLAGLVVCRASRGDGEPCGRRLYGPGTITSNSASYACRTSNNLPEEHPHRCSGNAISARMLHRLVELTVLGIAGNRRWQAALQESYRRARAAAAANTTDLGQELAQLQREMSDLRGERKRAKSATRRAELEREIDELDGRVAELEQLREVPAAVAEVDVDFAGRWEAMTVPERRALLTDLVERIEVGPAGGRGRGFDPSRVRIHLRNVGVLHIREPVDLAAGQVRACPECTATFPTPAALGVHRRHKHGVVGATSRRPPGRVTAYECPEPGCDRRTTSAGGLKRHVAVAHGRAGTLLCDYGCTKVFAAPQDLASHVRQAHGRDADDAPVACPDCGKVLHGAHGVRVHRGRAHPAV